One stretch of Clavibacter californiensis DNA includes these proteins:
- the otsB gene encoding trehalose-phosphatase yields MAELTTDIQAKGGRGFPGRLFEALTELARTPRLLVALDFDGTLAPEVDDPEKARAVPEARAAVLALLALPETRVALVSGRALRSLEAVADLPDDVLLVGSHGVEIRLDTDDIELTLDEGELAQRGVLSDVLGQVADSLDEVWIEEKPAGFALHTRLATERHSRIAHLVATQEAHAEVEGLKVRSGKDVLEFSVRHATKGEAVEHLRRYAEATAVFYAGDDVTDEDAFAALQAGDLGLKSGTGATAADFRVDGPHDVARVLQVLADLRAEPVVHPD; encoded by the coding sequence GTGGCCGAGCTGACGACCGACATCCAGGCCAAGGGCGGCCGCGGCTTCCCCGGCCGCCTGTTCGAGGCGCTCACCGAGCTCGCGCGCACGCCGCGCCTGCTCGTCGCGCTCGACTTCGACGGCACGCTCGCCCCGGAGGTCGACGATCCCGAGAAGGCGCGCGCGGTCCCCGAGGCCCGTGCGGCGGTGCTCGCGCTGCTGGCCCTGCCGGAGACGCGCGTCGCGCTCGTCTCGGGCCGCGCGCTGCGCAGCCTCGAGGCCGTGGCGGACCTCCCGGACGACGTGCTGCTCGTCGGGTCGCACGGGGTGGAGATCCGCCTCGACACCGACGACATCGAGCTCACCCTCGACGAGGGCGAGCTCGCCCAGCGCGGCGTCCTCTCCGACGTGCTCGGCCAGGTCGCCGACTCGCTCGACGAGGTGTGGATCGAGGAGAAGCCCGCGGGCTTCGCCCTGCACACGCGCCTCGCCACGGAGAGGCACAGCCGCATCGCGCACCTCGTCGCCACGCAGGAGGCGCACGCGGAGGTCGAGGGCCTCAAGGTCCGCTCGGGCAAGGACGTGCTGGAGTTCAGCGTCCGGCACGCGACCAAGGGCGAGGCGGTCGAGCACCTGCGCAGGTACGCGGAGGCGACGGCCGTCTTCTACGCGGGCGACGACGTCACCGACGAGGACGCGTTCGCCGCGCTCCAGGCCGGCGACCTCGGGCTCAAGAGCGGCACGGGCGCGACGGCCGCGGACTTCCGCGTCGACGGCCCGCACGACGTCGCGCGGGTGCTGCAGGTGCTCGCGGACCTCCGCGCCGAGCCGGTCGTCCATCCCGACTGA
- a CDS encoding Na+/H+ antiporter subunit E — protein MTPRRARARAERLSLLVQLPLLVWLVILWLLLWGHVTVISVVTGIVLALLVTRVFYLPPVELSGRFDIRWAAILLGHFAGDLVRASFQVAAMAFDWRRVPVNSVIAVHLHTRSDFVMTLTAELVSLVPGSIVVEADRERSILYLHALGTSTPEDVERVRETTLQVESRIVFTLGTADDVWRVNRERRETGREPLLQTRRQRAHELVRDRDLEAGLITTTGEELS, from the coding sequence ATGACCCCGCGTCGCGCCAGGGCCCGCGCCGAGCGGCTGTCGCTGCTCGTGCAGCTGCCGCTGCTCGTCTGGCTCGTCATCCTCTGGCTGCTGCTCTGGGGGCACGTCACCGTCATCTCGGTGGTCACCGGCATCGTGCTCGCGCTCCTCGTGACGCGCGTGTTCTACCTGCCGCCCGTCGAGCTGTCCGGACGGTTCGACATCCGCTGGGCGGCGATCCTGCTCGGGCACTTCGCCGGCGACCTCGTGCGCGCGTCGTTCCAGGTCGCGGCCATGGCGTTCGACTGGCGCCGCGTTCCGGTCAACTCGGTCATCGCGGTGCACCTGCACACCCGCAGCGACTTCGTCATGACGCTCACGGCCGAGCTCGTGTCGCTCGTGCCGGGATCCATCGTCGTCGAGGCCGACCGGGAGCGCTCGATCCTGTACCTGCACGCGCTCGGCACCTCCACCCCGGAGGACGTGGAGCGCGTGCGGGAGACGACGCTGCAGGTCGAGAGCCGCATCGTCTTCACGCTCGGCACCGCGGACGACGTGTGGCGCGTCAACCGCGAGCGGCGCGAGACCGGCCGCGAGCCGCTGCTGCAGACCCGCAGGCAGCGCGCCCACGAGCTGGTGCGCGACCGCGACCTCGAGGCCGGGCTCATCACCA
- a CDS encoding Na+/H+ antiporter subunit D, with amino-acid sequence MTIFQTLIPLVVLVPLLGAAAALVAARQRRLQVAVSVLALLAVVVISAVLLVLVDQQGGQSVEVGGWAAPFGIVLVVDRLSALMLLISSIVLLAVLMFSIGQGLEDGDGETPVSIYNPTYLILAAGVFNAFVAGDLFNLYVGFEILLVASYVLLTLGGTEARIRAGVTYIVVSLVSSMLFLASIAMIYGALGTVNIAQISVRLDEIPPDVQLILHIMLLVAFGIKAAVFPLSFWLPDSYPTAPAPVTAVFAGLLTKVGVYAILRTETVMFPTDQLSTALMVVAALTMVIGILGAVAQADIKRLLSFTLVSHIGYMIFGIALNTVAGMTATIYYVIHHIVVQTTLFLASGLIERTGGSTSINRLGGLLKAAPVMAILFFIPALNLGGIPPFSGFIGKVALFDSGAEVGGWLTYAVIAAGAATSLLTLYALARVWNMAFWRGAEEVEDYESPLLDQLSERPGGEATTTVRKTPVLMTGATAGMVVVSVALTVFAGPVYALAERAGESLTGPGSGNGSGELGYVETVFPGGIR; translated from the coding sequence ATGACGATCTTCCAGACCCTGATCCCGCTCGTCGTGCTCGTGCCCCTGCTGGGAGCGGCCGCCGCGCTCGTCGCCGCGCGCCAGCGCCGCCTGCAGGTCGCCGTGTCGGTCCTCGCGCTCCTGGCCGTCGTCGTGATCAGCGCGGTGCTGCTCGTGCTGGTGGACCAGCAGGGCGGCCAGTCCGTCGAGGTCGGCGGGTGGGCGGCACCCTTCGGCATCGTGCTCGTGGTCGACCGCCTGTCGGCCCTCATGCTGCTGATCTCGTCGATCGTGCTGCTCGCGGTCCTCATGTTCTCGATCGGCCAGGGCCTCGAGGACGGCGACGGCGAGACGCCGGTGTCGATCTACAACCCCACGTACCTGATCCTCGCGGCCGGCGTCTTCAACGCGTTCGTGGCGGGCGACCTCTTCAACCTCTACGTCGGGTTCGAGATCCTGCTCGTGGCGAGCTACGTGCTGCTGACGCTCGGCGGCACGGAGGCACGCATCCGGGCGGGCGTCACCTACATCGTCGTCAGCCTCGTCTCGTCGATGCTCTTCCTCGCGTCCATCGCGATGATCTACGGCGCCCTCGGCACGGTCAACATCGCGCAGATCTCGGTGCGGCTCGACGAGATCCCGCCGGACGTGCAGCTGATCCTGCACATCATGCTGCTGGTCGCGTTCGGCATCAAGGCGGCCGTCTTCCCGCTGTCGTTCTGGCTGCCGGACTCCTACCCGACGGCGCCCGCGCCCGTCACCGCGGTGTTCGCGGGGCTCCTCACCAAGGTCGGCGTCTACGCGATCCTCCGCACCGAGACGGTCATGTTCCCCACGGACCAGCTCTCCACGGCGCTCATGGTCGTGGCCGCGCTGACGATGGTGATCGGCATCCTCGGCGCGGTGGCGCAGGCGGACATCAAGAGGCTGCTCTCGTTCACGCTCGTGAGCCACATCGGCTACATGATCTTCGGCATCGCGCTCAACACCGTGGCCGGCATGACGGCGACCATCTACTACGTGATCCACCACATCGTCGTGCAGACGACGCTCTTCCTCGCCTCCGGGCTCATCGAGCGGACGGGCGGCAGCACGTCGATCAACCGGCTCGGCGGGCTGCTCAAGGCGGCGCCGGTCATGGCGATCCTGTTCTTCATCCCCGCGCTCAACCTCGGCGGCATCCCGCCGTTCTCGGGCTTCATCGGCAAGGTCGCGCTGTTCGACTCCGGCGCCGAGGTCGGCGGCTGGCTCACCTACGCGGTCATCGCGGCGGGCGCGGCCACGAGCCTGCTCACCCTCTACGCCCTCGCCCGCGTCTGGAACATGGCGTTCTGGCGCGGCGCGGAGGAGGTCGAGGACTACGAGTCGCCCCTGCTCGACCAGCTCTCCGAGCGGCCGGGCGGCGAGGCGACGACCACCGTGCGGAAGACGCCCGTGCTCATGACGGGCGCGACGGCCGGCATGGTCGTCGTCAGCGTCGCGCTCACGGTCTTCGCGGGTCCCGTGTACGCCCTGGCCGAGCGCGCGGGGGAGAGCCTGACCGGGCCCGGATCCGGCAACGGATCCGGCGAGCTCGGCTACGTCGAGACCGTGTTCCCGGGAGGCATCCGATGA
- a CDS encoding alpha,alpha-trehalose-phosphate synthase (UDP-forming) encodes MTPPPSSTPSATEPTTAAAHDGADVEPGAYDLVVVSNRLPVDRVVAADGTTSWRHSPGGLVTALEPVMRANEGAWVGWPGIADHDVEPFVDDGISIIPVTLTEQDLAEYYEGFSNDTLWPLYHDVIAQPSYHREWWDTYVKVNQRFADAAAKAAAPGATVWVQDYQLQLVPKMLREQRPDLTIGFFNHIPFPPYGIYSQLPWRTQIIEGLLGADVIGFQRVADAGNFTRAVRRLFGYTTRGSTVDVPVRGGIPLTIPGTKPSKPVRELRTRQVIAKHYPISIDARSYEEMAKDPAIQERARQIRADLGDPKTILLGVDRLDYTKGIGHRLKAFGELLADGRVKVEDATLVQVASPSRERVETYKQLRDEIELTVGRINGDYGSISHTAISYLHHGYPKEEMVALCLAADVMLVTALRDGMNLVAKEYVATKHSDEGVLVLSEFAGAADELKAALLVNPHDIEGLKEAILRAIEMPKAEQRKRMRSLRKRVFENDVAAWSSSFLADLGRTHAASIHEGPDEEVVEPLMDEGW; translated from the coding sequence GTGACTCCGCCACCCTCATCCACGCCCTCCGCGACCGAGCCGACCACGGCTGCCGCGCACGACGGCGCCGACGTCGAGCCCGGCGCGTACGACCTCGTCGTCGTGTCCAACCGCCTCCCGGTCGACCGCGTCGTCGCGGCCGACGGCACCACGTCCTGGCGGCACTCGCCGGGCGGACTGGTCACGGCCCTCGAGCCCGTGATGCGCGCCAACGAGGGCGCGTGGGTCGGCTGGCCGGGCATCGCCGACCACGACGTGGAGCCCTTCGTCGACGACGGCATCTCGATCATCCCCGTCACCCTGACCGAGCAGGACCTCGCCGAGTACTACGAGGGCTTCTCGAACGACACGCTGTGGCCGCTGTACCACGACGTCATCGCGCAGCCGAGCTACCACCGCGAGTGGTGGGACACCTACGTGAAGGTCAACCAGCGCTTCGCCGACGCGGCCGCGAAGGCCGCCGCGCCCGGCGCCACGGTGTGGGTGCAGGACTACCAACTGCAGCTCGTGCCGAAGATGCTGCGCGAGCAGCGGCCGGACCTCACCATCGGCTTCTTCAACCACATCCCGTTCCCGCCCTACGGCATCTACTCGCAGCTGCCCTGGCGCACGCAGATCATCGAGGGGCTGCTCGGCGCCGACGTCATCGGCTTCCAGCGCGTGGCCGACGCCGGCAACTTCACGCGCGCGGTCCGGCGGCTGTTCGGGTACACGACCCGCGGATCCACCGTCGACGTGCCCGTGCGCGGCGGCATCCCGCTCACCATCCCCGGCACGAAGCCGTCCAAGCCCGTGCGCGAGCTCCGCACCCGGCAGGTCATCGCGAAGCACTACCCGATCTCGATCGACGCCAGGAGCTACGAGGAGATGGCCAAGGACCCTGCCATCCAGGAGCGCGCCCGCCAGATCCGCGCCGACCTCGGCGACCCGAAGACGATCCTGCTGGGCGTCGACCGCCTCGACTACACGAAGGGCATCGGCCACCGCCTGAAGGCGTTCGGCGAGCTCCTCGCGGACGGCCGCGTGAAGGTGGAGGACGCGACGCTCGTGCAGGTCGCGAGCCCCAGCCGCGAGCGGGTGGAGACGTACAAGCAGCTGCGCGACGAGATCGAGCTCACGGTCGGGCGCATCAACGGCGACTACGGATCCATCAGCCACACGGCCATCAGCTACCTGCACCACGGGTACCCGAAGGAGGAGATGGTGGCGCTGTGCCTCGCGGCCGACGTCATGCTCGTCACCGCGCTCCGCGACGGGATGAACCTGGTCGCCAAGGAGTACGTCGCCACCAAGCACTCGGACGAGGGCGTGCTCGTGCTCAGCGAGTTCGCGGGAGCGGCCGACGAGCTGAAGGCCGCGCTCCTCGTGAACCCGCACGACATCGAGGGCCTCAAGGAGGCGATCCTCCGGGCCATCGAGATGCCGAAGGCCGAGCAGCGCAAGCGCATGCGGTCGCTCCGCAAGCGCGTGTTCGAGAACGACGTGGCGGCCTGGTCGAGCTCGTTCCTGGCCGACCTCGGGCGCACGCACGCCGCCTCGATCCACGAGGGCCCCGACGAAGAGGTCGTCGAGCCCCTCATGGACGAGGGCTGGTAG
- a CDS encoding Na(+)/H(+) antiporter subunit C gives MSVSVTLIVIMAALYATGIYLMLERSMTRVLLGFLLVGNATNILILIMSGRVGLAPIYDPDVDPSEYADPLPQALILTAIVITFGVSAFLMALIYRSWRLANADVVTDDEDDLAMRGPRTGLGEEPTVPDDDDTEFGTNAEAAIASARKLRDNRSDLEEAIDDSADDDDHRDFRTQRAAKERGDDR, from the coding sequence GTGAGCGTCTCCGTCACCCTCATCGTGATCATGGCCGCGCTGTACGCCACGGGCATCTACCTCATGCTCGAGCGCAGCATGACGCGCGTGCTCCTCGGCTTCCTGCTGGTGGGCAACGCGACCAACATCCTCATCCTCATCATGTCCGGCCGCGTGGGCCTCGCGCCCATCTACGATCCCGACGTGGATCCGTCGGAGTACGCCGACCCGCTGCCGCAGGCCCTCATCCTCACGGCCATCGTCATCACCTTCGGCGTCTCGGCCTTCCTCATGGCGCTCATCTACCGCTCCTGGCGCCTGGCCAACGCCGACGTCGTCACGGACGACGAGGACGACCTCGCCATGCGCGGCCCCCGCACGGGCCTCGGCGAGGAGCCCACCGTCCCGGACGACGACGACACCGAGTTCGGGACCAACGCCGAGGCCGCCATCGCCTCCGCCCGGAAGCTCCGCGACAACCGGTCCGACCTGGAAGAAGCCATCGACGACTCCGCCGACGACGACGACCACCGCGACTTCCGCACGCAGCGCGCCGCGAAGGAGAGGGGGGACGACCGATGA
- a CDS encoding Na+/H+ antiporter subunit A — MIVLLAVFLAASVAVPLLARVMGVRAFVVAALVPAAAFVYTVAQAPAVLPDHEVVERVEWIPSLGITLDMRMDALSWLLSLVVTGVGALVLLYCARYFRSSEEGLGRFAGLLVAFAGVMFGLVLADDVFVLFTFWEATSVLSYLLIGHYTGKKASRGAALQALLVTTAGGLAMLVGLVILSVAGGTTSLAALVADPPGGQLIPVAVVLILLGALSKSALVPFHFWLPAAMAAPTPVSAYLHAAAMVKAGVYLVARLAPGYADVPGWRVLLVSLGVATMLVGGWRALKQMDLKLVLAYGTVSQLGFLTVVVGYGTRDAALAGVALLLAHALFKATLFLVVGVVDHRAGTRDLRKISGLGRKAPVLAVITALALASMAGLPPFLGFVAKEAVLTALLTDAELGGGLGWVALVGVSVGSCLTVAYSARFMWGAFARKRGVDEVQPVHEHLDFLVPPAVLAATGLVLGFLASSVDGWIAGYADTLPAVSAGAAGEPDHTYHLALWHGIEPALLISAGTLVVGLTMFRLRDAVFALQSRVPSWIDAARIYWASMRLIDRVAARTTATTQRGSLPFYLGVILLVLIGSVGSALALNRSWPATAVPFDHPAQPVIGIVMIVAAIAAARAGKRFQAVVLVGVTGYGMAALFALHGAPDLALTQVLIETITLVAFVLVLRRLPVRLGERNRSVHPIWRASIGIAVAVLMSTVAVVALGARVASPISLEFPRLAYEQGHGSNVVNVTLVDLRGWDTMGEISVLIVAATGVASLIFLNRRTDSLPRLTAPSRRSLIARLTGRHDPQDRQAPLEVEAGADGPRMDAREAIKDSRRDQRSPWLLAGRTLAPQNRSILLEVVVRLLFHSLIVVSVYLLFSGHNLPGGGFAGGLLAGMALVARYLAGGRYELGAAAPVDAGRVLGTGLVFAVGTAIVPLVFGADALTSTWIDTEVPFVGHVEFVTSTFFDVGVYLVVVGLTLDVLRSLGAEVDRQEESDKTIEQGADGMETEQGVSV, encoded by the coding sequence GTGATCGTCCTCCTCGCGGTGTTCCTTGCGGCCTCGGTCGCCGTACCTCTCCTCGCCCGGGTGATGGGCGTCCGCGCCTTCGTCGTCGCCGCCCTCGTGCCGGCCGCCGCCTTCGTCTACACGGTCGCGCAGGCCCCCGCGGTCCTCCCCGACCACGAGGTCGTCGAGCGCGTGGAGTGGATCCCGTCGCTCGGCATCACGCTCGACATGCGGATGGACGCGCTGTCCTGGCTCCTCTCCCTCGTGGTCACGGGCGTCGGCGCGCTCGTGCTCCTCTACTGCGCGCGCTACTTCCGCAGCTCGGAGGAGGGCCTCGGCCGGTTCGCGGGGCTCCTCGTCGCGTTCGCGGGGGTCATGTTCGGGCTCGTCCTCGCCGACGACGTGTTCGTCCTCTTCACCTTCTGGGAGGCCACGAGCGTCCTCTCCTACCTCCTCATCGGCCACTACACCGGCAAGAAGGCGAGCCGCGGCGCCGCGCTGCAGGCGCTCCTCGTCACCACGGCGGGCGGGCTCGCCATGCTCGTGGGCCTCGTGATCCTGTCGGTCGCCGGCGGCACCACGAGCCTCGCCGCGCTCGTGGCGGATCCGCCCGGCGGCCAGCTGATCCCCGTCGCGGTCGTGCTGATCCTCCTCGGCGCGCTCTCGAAGTCGGCCCTCGTGCCCTTCCACTTCTGGCTGCCCGCCGCGATGGCCGCGCCGACCCCGGTGAGCGCGTACCTGCACGCCGCCGCGATGGTGAAGGCCGGCGTCTACCTCGTCGCCCGCCTCGCGCCCGGCTACGCGGACGTGCCCGGCTGGCGTGTGCTGCTCGTCTCCCTCGGCGTCGCGACGATGCTCGTCGGCGGCTGGCGCGCCCTCAAGCAGATGGACCTCAAGCTCGTCCTCGCGTACGGCACGGTCAGCCAGCTCGGCTTCCTCACGGTCGTGGTCGGCTACGGCACGCGGGACGCCGCGCTCGCGGGCGTCGCCCTGCTGCTCGCGCACGCGCTGTTCAAGGCGACGCTCTTCCTCGTGGTCGGCGTCGTGGACCACCGCGCTGGCACGCGCGACCTGCGCAAGATCAGCGGGCTCGGCCGGAAGGCCCCGGTGCTCGCGGTCATCACGGCCCTCGCGCTCGCGTCGATGGCAGGGCTCCCGCCCTTCCTCGGCTTCGTCGCCAAGGAGGCGGTGCTCACGGCGCTGCTGACCGACGCGGAGCTCGGCGGCGGGCTCGGCTGGGTCGCGCTCGTCGGCGTCTCGGTCGGCTCCTGCCTCACCGTCGCGTACAGCGCGCGCTTCATGTGGGGCGCGTTCGCCCGCAAGCGCGGGGTGGACGAGGTCCAGCCCGTGCACGAGCACCTCGACTTCCTCGTGCCGCCGGCCGTGCTGGCCGCGACCGGCCTCGTGCTCGGCTTCCTCGCCTCGTCCGTCGACGGGTGGATCGCCGGCTACGCCGACACGCTGCCGGCCGTGAGCGCGGGCGCCGCGGGCGAGCCCGACCACACGTACCACCTGGCGCTCTGGCACGGGATCGAGCCCGCGCTCCTCATCTCCGCGGGCACGCTCGTGGTGGGCCTCACCATGTTCCGCCTGCGCGACGCGGTCTTCGCGCTGCAGTCGCGCGTGCCGTCCTGGATCGACGCGGCCCGCATCTACTGGGCGTCGATGCGCCTCATCGACCGGGTCGCCGCGCGCACCACGGCCACGACCCAGCGAGGATCCCTGCCCTTCTACCTCGGCGTGATCCTGCTCGTGCTCATCGGCTCGGTCGGGTCGGCGCTGGCCCTCAACCGGTCGTGGCCCGCCACCGCGGTGCCGTTCGACCACCCCGCGCAGCCCGTGATCGGCATCGTGATGATCGTCGCCGCCATCGCCGCGGCCCGCGCCGGCAAGCGCTTCCAGGCCGTCGTGCTGGTCGGCGTCACGGGCTACGGCATGGCCGCGCTCTTCGCCCTGCACGGCGCGCCCGACCTCGCGCTCACGCAGGTGCTCATCGAGACCATCACGCTGGTCGCCTTCGTCCTCGTGCTCCGTCGGCTGCCCGTGCGGCTGGGGGAGCGGAACCGCTCGGTGCACCCGATCTGGCGCGCGTCCATCGGCATCGCGGTCGCCGTCCTCATGTCCACCGTCGCGGTCGTCGCGCTCGGCGCCCGCGTGGCGTCGCCCATCTCGCTCGAGTTCCCGCGCCTCGCCTACGAGCAGGGCCACGGCAGCAACGTCGTCAACGTCACGCTGGTGGACCTCCGCGGCTGGGACACCATGGGCGAGATCTCGGTGCTCATCGTCGCGGCCACGGGCGTCGCGAGCCTCATCTTCCTCAACCGGCGCACCGACTCGCTGCCGCGGCTGACGGCGCCGTCGCGTCGGAGCCTCATCGCGCGGCTCACGGGACGCCACGACCCGCAGGACCGCCAGGCGCCGCTCGAGGTCGAGGCCGGCGCCGACGGCCCGCGCATGGACGCGCGCGAGGCCATCAAGGACTCGCGCCGCGACCAGCGCAGCCCCTGGCTCCTCGCCGGCCGCACGCTCGCGCCGCAGAACCGGTCGATCCTCCTCGAGGTCGTCGTCCGGCTCCTCTTCCACAGCCTCATCGTCGTGTCGGTGTACCTGCTCTTCTCCGGCCACAACCTGCCGGGCGGCGGCTTCGCCGGCGGTCTCCTCGCGGGCATGGCCCTCGTCGCCCGGTACCTCGCCGGCGGCCGCTACGAGCTCGGCGCGGCGGCGCCCGTGGACGCGGGCCGGGTGCTCGGCACGGGCCTCGTCTTCGCGGTCGGCACGGCCATCGTCCCGTTGGTCTTCGGCGCCGACGCCCTCACCTCCACCTGGATCGACACCGAGGTGCCGTTCGTCGGCCACGTCGAGTTCGTGACGAGCACCTTCTTCGACGTCGGCGTCTACCTCGTCGTCGTGGGCCTCACGCTCGACGTGCTCCGCAGCCTCGGCGCGGAGGTCGACCGCCAGGAGGAGAGCGACAAGACGATCGAGCAGGGGGCGGACGGCATGGAGACCGAGCAGGGGGTGAGCGTGTGA